The proteins below are encoded in one region of Sphingobacterium sp. R2:
- a CDS encoding RloB family protein: MARGINKRILVLCEGTTEYIYARALQASLSRERQRMVTIEIVQHKQNDPRSLAKEAKRKATKAYKEKNAYDCVWLFFDHDNSPHLVEAFDICELEGFQVAYSAISLEFWFTLHFEDCGRAFGSGEDCLRNLMRLWPGYHKTKLNHFKSLYMHLPAAKERAVRLYRRMQDRGIVDRNPYTTVHLMVEYFELLDVD; encoded by the coding sequence ATGGCTAGGGGGATTAATAAACGAATATTGGTATTATGTGAGGGAACGACCGAGTATATCTATGCTCGTGCTCTGCAGGCTAGCCTTTCGCGTGAGCGGCAACGGATGGTAACTATAGAAATCGTTCAGCATAAACAGAATGACCCCCGTAGTTTAGCGAAAGAAGCGAAGAGAAAAGCTACTAAAGCTTATAAAGAAAAAAATGCCTACGATTGTGTTTGGTTATTTTTCGATCATGATAATTCACCTCATTTAGTTGAAGCTTTTGATATTTGCGAGTTAGAGGGCTTTCAGGTTGCTTATTCTGCAATTAGTCTGGAGTTTTGGTTTACATTGCATTTTGAGGATTGTGGTAGAGCATTTGGAAGTGGTGAAGATTGTTTGCGTAACTTGATGCGACTTTGGCCTGGTTATCACAAAACTAAGCTTAACCATTTCAAATCTTTATATATGCATTTACCTGCAGCAAAAGAAAGAGCTGTACGGCTTTATAGAAGAATGCAAGATAGGGGAATAGTTGATCGCAATCCATATACAACAGTTCATTTAATGGTGGAATACTTTGAGTTGCTAGATGTTGATTAA